Proteins from one Cicer arietinum cultivar CDC Frontier isolate Library 1 chromosome 3, Cicar.CDCFrontier_v2.0, whole genome shotgun sequence genomic window:
- the LOC101509921 gene encoding F-box/kelch-repeat protein At3g23880-like encodes MLFKHFSSSTTTAPSNMAEHSNPTDLFPNDLITKILLLLNVKSILRFKCVSKSWNTLISDSIFIKLHLQLSPQNKHLLLIPFDPKNNQNSGIVSFPICRLLENKSVTLVNEPNMHMKDCSRVIGSCNGLVCLLGFSSTIGPQDIWIRLCNPITGFVSEKLGSFRQSRQHAFKRLRCTFCYHNSTYKVVVYCCKEVKVFSLSENSWRNIQKFPLFIFNYMVVFNDIPVNEGVNEGVYLRETYRQLLPPLGFDVVGPTIAVLMECLYFSYHFERSHFVMWKMTEFGVEESWTQFFKISYQNLQVNTFGWGVMYLRLFLFPLCFSENGDTLILASNKEKQAILYNLRDGTATRTIVTNNIKWYISKDYVESFVQ; translated from the exons ATGTTATTCAAACACTTTTCTTCCTCAACAACAACTGCACCTTCAAATATGGCTGAACACTCCAATCCCACTGATTTATTTCCTAATGACCTTATCACCAAAATCCTCTTATTGCTTAACGTAAAATCTATATTACGTTTCAAGTGTGTGAGCAAGTCTTGGAACACCCTCATCTCCGATTCCATATTCATAAAATTGCACCTTCAGCTTTCGCCACAAAACAAACACCTACTACTCATCCCATTCGACCCAAAAAATAATCAGAATTCTGGTATTGTATCCTTCCCCATATGTCGTTTACTAGAGAATAAATCAGTCACTCTTGTCAACGAACCTAATATGCATATGAAGGATTGTAGTAGAGTAATTGGTTCGTGTAATGGATTGGTATGTTTGCTTGGTTTTTCTTCAACAATTGGGCCTCAAGATATCTGGATTCGTTTATGTAATCCAATCACAGGGTTTGTATCTGAAAAATTAGGATCTTTTCGCCAATCTCGCCAACATGCATTTAAGAGGCTTAGATGCACATTTTGTTATCACAATTCAACTTATAAGGTAGTGGTTTATTGTTGTAAGGAAGTCAAAGTTTTTAGTTTGAGTGAAAATAGTTGGagaaatattcaaaaatttcctctatttatttttaactatatgGTTGTTTTTAACGATATTCCGGTAAATGAAGGTGTGAATGAAGGTGTGTATTTAAGAG AGACGTATAGGCAATTGTTGCCTCCTCTGGGTTTTGATGTTGTTGGGCCAACTATTGCTGTCTTGATGGAATGTCTCTATTTTTCTTACCATTTCGAGAGATCTCATTTTGTTATGTGGAAGATGACTGAATTTGGAGTTGAAGAATCTTGgactcaattttttaaaattagttatcaaaatcttcaagtAAATACGTTTGGTTGGGGTGTGATGTATCTTCGGTTGTTTCTATTTCCGTTGTGTTTTTCTGAGAATGGTGATACACTTATATTGGCAAGCAATAAAGAAAAGCAAGCTATTCTATATAATTTGAGAGACGGTACAGCAACACGAACTATTG